A portion of the Mesobacillus sp. AQ2 genome contains these proteins:
- a CDS encoding cysteine desulfurase family protein, with protein sequence MIYLDNSATTKPYKQVLDSFIKVSEDFYGNPSSLHKIGGQAEKLLQQARSQVARLLRVKETEILFTSGGTESNNLAIKGIAMAHRERGRHIITTSIEHASVQNAMVQLESLGYEITYVKPDSTGFVSADSIQKELREDTILVSVMHVNNEVGTIQPIEEIGIVLKKYPKAFFHVDFVQGIGKVPLDLYHSGVHLATISGHKFHGLKGTGALFMKEGVRLSPLLSGGNQEWKQRSGTENVAGMVAMAKALRMTLELRAEKLDQMKSAMEILRNGISHIKEITIHTPEEKSAPHILNFSISGLKAETFVHALEEKDIYVSTTSACSSKKKAASKTLLEMGIPVAEAESAIRISLTYSNTAEEAEIAAKAIAGTVKHLSEVIKK encoded by the coding sequence ATGATCTATCTTGACAACAGCGCAACGACCAAACCTTATAAACAAGTATTGGATTCATTTATAAAAGTCTCAGAGGATTTCTATGGAAACCCATCTTCACTCCATAAAATCGGAGGACAGGCAGAAAAGCTGCTTCAGCAGGCAAGGTCCCAGGTGGCCAGGCTGCTGAGGGTCAAAGAGACGGAAATCCTTTTCACCTCAGGAGGAACAGAGAGCAATAACCTTGCCATCAAGGGGATTGCGATGGCTCACCGGGAGAGGGGCAGGCATATCATCACGACAAGCATTGAACATGCATCTGTCCAAAACGCCATGGTACAGCTCGAATCGCTCGGGTATGAAATAACATATGTGAAACCAGATTCCACCGGTTTTGTCAGTGCGGATTCAATCCAGAAGGAACTTCGTGAGGATACAATCCTTGTGTCTGTCATGCATGTCAATAATGAAGTCGGCACAATCCAGCCAATCGAGGAAATCGGGATAGTTTTGAAAAAGTATCCAAAGGCATTTTTTCACGTTGATTTCGTCCAGGGAATTGGGAAGGTGCCATTGGACTTATACCATTCGGGGGTCCATTTAGCGACGATTTCCGGACATAAATTCCATGGGCTGAAAGGGACGGGGGCCTTGTTTATGAAAGAAGGGGTCCGGCTGTCTCCTTTATTATCCGGCGGCAATCAGGAATGGAAGCAACGGAGCGGGACCGAAAACGTTGCAGGAATGGTAGCCATGGCAAAAGCGCTCAGGATGACGCTTGAACTGCGGGCAGAAAAGCTGGATCAAATGAAGTCAGCAATGGAAATATTAAGAAACGGCATCAGCCATATCAAGGAAATTACCATTCACACGCCGGAGGAAAAAAGCGCTCCCCATATCCTGAATTTCTCCATCAGCGGATTGAAGGCCGAAACATTCGTTCATGCTCTTGAAGAGAAGGATATTTATGTTTCAACGACAAGTGCCTGTTCCTCGAAGAAAAAGGCTGCCAGCAAGACACTCCTGGAAATGGGAATTCCTGTCGCAGAAGCGGAAAGTGCGATCAGGATCAGCCTGACCTACAGCAATACAGCAGAAGAAGCAGAAATAGCGGCAAAGGCAATTGCCGGGACTGTAAAACATTTAAGCGAGGTTATAAAGAAATGA
- the ezrA gene encoding septation ring formation regulator EzrA: MEYIIGGIAILIILFLIGYFMKRKYYSEVDRYESWKIDIMNRPVLDEMSKVKQLNMTGQTEELFERWRQEWDELVTSKLPGIEDYLFDAEEYIDKYRFKKAKESLEVIDRKLTETEDKIKKILGELNELVGSEEKNREEIDGLKENYRENKKNLLTHRHSYGSAEASLEAVLEEIQAKFIEFDEKTENGNYLEARETVLSIQSLLEQVSAKMESIPALLHDCQSAIPAQVSDLKDGVREMKEQGYVLDHLNADSEIEEISNELASYLGSLEKGDVENAEQGIQGLKERLEKLFDMLEEEVLAKRYITNTEHVAKEVLVKAITENKTLKEETKHIQESYHLTEKDLSAQTHVEQQLKGLLKRFELIDHRITENDTAQSMIKLELQEAKEQLDQLVVEQKELMEKLSALRKDELAARDKVRGLSKKISELIRTVSKSNMPGLSQEYKYLLEDAHESIKQVNDKLEEKPLDIPAVQQYLEIAVLTVEKLETSTEEIVETVMLAERVIQYGNRYRSRYPSVERGLREAEEHFRNYDYREALEQAATSIEEVDPGAIKKIEHMLSDKK; the protein is encoded by the coding sequence ATGGAGTACATAATTGGCGGTATCGCGATACTAATCATTCTTTTTTTAATCGGCTATTTTATGAAACGAAAATATTACAGTGAGGTCGATCGCTATGAGTCCTGGAAAATCGATATCATGAACCGGCCTGTACTGGATGAAATGTCAAAGGTAAAACAGCTGAACATGACCGGGCAAACAGAAGAGCTTTTTGAGCGCTGGCGCCAGGAGTGGGACGAGCTTGTTACTTCAAAGCTTCCGGGCATCGAGGATTACCTGTTTGACGCGGAGGAGTATATCGATAAGTACAGGTTCAAGAAGGCGAAGGAATCTCTGGAAGTCATTGACCGAAAGCTGACTGAAACAGAAGATAAGATCAAGAAGATTCTAGGCGAGTTGAATGAACTTGTAGGAAGCGAAGAAAAGAACCGTGAGGAAATCGATGGTCTTAAAGAGAATTATCGAGAGAATAAGAAAAACCTTCTCACGCATCGCCATAGCTATGGAAGTGCAGAAGCCAGCCTCGAGGCTGTGCTTGAAGAGATTCAGGCAAAGTTCATCGAGTTTGACGAGAAGACCGAAAACGGAAATTATCTTGAAGCAAGGGAAACGGTTCTGTCCATCCAGTCATTGCTTGAACAGGTATCCGCGAAAATGGAATCCATTCCTGCACTTCTGCATGATTGCCAGTCGGCCATCCCGGCCCAGGTCAGCGATCTGAAAGATGGCGTAAGAGAGATGAAGGAACAGGGCTATGTATTGGATCATCTGAATGCCGATAGTGAAATCGAGGAAATAAGCAATGAATTGGCGAGCTATCTTGGTTCTCTTGAAAAAGGTGATGTCGAGAACGCCGAACAGGGCATCCAGGGTTTGAAGGAGCGACTTGAAAAACTGTTCGACATGCTTGAAGAAGAAGTCCTGGCTAAACGATATATTACAAACACGGAACATGTTGCTAAAGAAGTACTTGTGAAAGCAATCACTGAAAACAAGACACTTAAGGAAGAAACAAAGCATATACAGGAGAGTTATCATCTGACTGAAAAAGATCTTTCGGCACAAACTCATGTTGAGCAGCAGCTCAAGGGCCTGCTAAAGCGCTTTGAACTGATCGACCATAGAATTACCGAAAACGATACAGCACAAAGCATGATCAAATTGGAGCTTCAAGAAGCGAAAGAACAGCTTGATCAGCTAGTAGTAGAGCAAAAAGAATTGATGGAAAAGCTAAGCGCCCTGAGAAAGGATGAATTGGCAGCACGTGATAAAGTAAGGGGACTTTCTAAAAAGATTTCCGAACTGATCCGCACTGTCTCCAAAAGCAATATGCCTGGCCTTTCACAGGAATACAAATACCTGCTGGAAGATGCGCATGAAAGCATCAAGCAGGTCAATGATAAGCTTGAGGAAAAGCCGCTGGATATTCCTGCTGTTCAGCAATATCTGGAAATCGCCGTCCTGACAGTTGAAAAGCTTGAAACCTCGACTGAGGAAATCGTCGAGACAGTCATGCTGGCTGAACGCGTCATCCAGTATGGCAACAGATACCGCAGCCGTTACCCTTCCGTCGAAAGAGGGTTACGTGAAGCAGAAGAGCATTTCCGGAATTACGATTATCGCGAAGCACTTGAACAGGCAGCTACATCTATTGAAGAAGTGGATCCAGGTGCAATAAAGAAAATAGAGCATATGCTCTCAGATAAAAAGTGA
- the hisJ gene encoding histidinol-phosphatase HisJ — protein sequence MNSYKRNHFWRCISLKDGHVHTAFCPHGTNDKIDDYIQKALQLGYSEITFAEHAPLPEGFIDPTPLQDSAMAPEDLDSYFQTIAEAKKKYAGKIKINTGFEIDFIEGFEGQTADFLNKYGPLLDDGVMSVHFLKNESGTYDCLDYSPDHFGKMVEAYGSVEKVHRHYYQTVLKSILADLGPYKPKRIGHVTLANKYQLKYQLRNDCTDEIIEILEKVSELGYELDYNGAGTAKPLCREPYPPEWVISEAKKRGIQLVYGSDAHQAKELGQGLEFMGIKK from the coding sequence TTGAATTCTTACAAAAGAAATCACTTCTGGAGGTGCATTTCCCTGAAAGACGGACATGTCCACACGGCTTTTTGCCCTCACGGGACAAATGACAAAATCGATGATTATATACAAAAGGCCCTTCAGCTCGGCTACAGTGAAATCACGTTTGCCGAGCACGCTCCATTGCCGGAAGGATTTATCGACCCGACGCCATTACAGGACAGCGCAATGGCGCCCGAAGACCTGGATTCCTATTTTCAAACCATCGCAGAAGCAAAGAAGAAATATGCGGGAAAAATAAAAATCAATACCGGATTTGAGATTGATTTTATCGAAGGGTTTGAAGGACAAACGGCCGATTTTCTGAACAAATACGGGCCGCTTCTAGATGACGGCGTAATGTCGGTCCATTTTTTAAAGAACGAGTCTGGTACATATGATTGCCTGGATTATAGTCCAGACCATTTCGGGAAAATGGTGGAAGCTTATGGTTCAGTGGAAAAGGTTCACCGGCATTATTATCAAACAGTACTGAAATCAATCCTCGCTGATTTGGGGCCGTATAAGCCAAAAAGAATCGGCCATGTGACCCTGGCTAATAAATACCAGCTGAAATACCAGCTCAGAAATGATTGTACAGATGAAATCATTGAAATACTGGAGAAGGTGTCAGAACTTGGCTATGAACTGGATTACAACGGAGCCGGTACGGCAAAGCCATTATGCCGTGAACCCTATCCGCCCGAATGGGTAATCAGTGAAGCCAAAAAACGCGGAATCCAGCTCGTGTACGGATCTGATGCCCATCAGGCAAAGGAACTGGGACAGGGACTGGAATTCATGGGGATAAAAAAATAA
- the refZ gene encoding forespore capture DNA-binding protein RefZ: protein MRKNSKAAIIDAAIYLFNTKGFNGTSVRDIAARADVNAANISYYFQNKNGLLENCFTVFFESYLKELEKGFSFLEYGPEYCLNAMVENVLRYQCENIQLTRFILREMTIDSQVVREIMSTYHVKERYMFKKVLEAGIENGEFKKHSVQYSILQLKGLLQMPFLNTHYVTEVLHVQPHEKYFADKYSDEISHWIKGTLCTEQQAHQKMLINI from the coding sequence ATGAGAAAAAATTCAAAAGCTGCGATTATTGATGCGGCCATCTACTTATTCAATACGAAGGGGTTCAATGGAACATCAGTGAGGGACATTGCAGCAAGGGCAGACGTGAATGCAGCGAATATCTCATATTACTTCCAGAACAAGAATGGACTCCTCGAAAATTGTTTTACGGTTTTTTTTGAAAGCTATCTTAAAGAGCTGGAGAAAGGTTTTTCTTTCCTTGAATACGGTCCAGAGTACTGCCTGAATGCGATGGTTGAAAATGTATTGAGATACCAATGCGAAAACATTCAATTAACAAGGTTCATATTAAGAGAGATGACGATCGACTCGCAAGTTGTCAGGGAAATCATGTCGACCTACCATGTAAAAGAACGTTATATGTTCAAAAAGGTCCTTGAAGCCGGGATTGAGAACGGAGAATTCAAAAAGCATTCAGTCCAGTACAGTATTTTGCAGTTAAAAGGTCTTCTCCAGATGCCGTTTTTGAATACCCATTATGTTACAGAAGTTCTTCATGTACAGCCGCATGAAAAATATTTTGCGGACAAATACAGCGATGAGATTTCACATTGGATCAAAGGAACCCTTTGCACGGAACAGCAGGCTCATCAGAAAATGTTAATAAATATATAG
- a CDS encoding GAF domain-containing protein, producing MFNVETYSGSREKNYDLVIKQLKALIEDEKNSIANLSNASALLNQFLDRINWVGFYLMEDGELVLGPFQGLPACVRIKLGKGVCGTAASKKETVRVEDVHAFPGHIACDAASQSEIVVPILKNGNVIGVLDIDSPEKNRFDELDQQKLEEFVEVLAQSI from the coding sequence ATGTTTAACGTCGAAACATACAGCGGAAGCCGCGAAAAAAATTACGACTTGGTGATTAAACAACTGAAAGCACTAATTGAGGATGAAAAGAATTCTATTGCCAACTTGAGCAATGCTTCTGCACTTTTGAACCAGTTTCTTGACCGCATCAACTGGGTCGGCTTTTATCTGATGGAGGATGGCGAGCTTGTCCTCGGACCGTTCCAGGGACTTCCTGCCTGTGTAAGAATTAAACTTGGAAAAGGTGTTTGCGGTACGGCTGCATCCAAAAAAGAAACAGTAAGGGTTGAAGATGTCCATGCCTTCCCTGGCCATATCGCCTGTGATGCTGCCTCCCAATCTGAAATCGTCGTACCAATCCTGAAAAATGGAAACGTTATTGGTGTCCTTGATATCGACTCGCCTGAAAAAAATCGTTTTGATGAATTGGACCAGCAAAAGCTGGAGGAATTCGTTGAAGTGCTTGCACAGTCTATCTAA
- the megL gene encoding methionine gamma-lyase encodes MGEKRFETEVIHAGYKSDEFRGSLAPPLFQTSTFTFDSAEQGERRFAGEEEGFIYSRLGNPTVAMLEERMAAIEKGEKALAFGSGMAAVSAILVALTRSGDHILCSQGVYGCTFGLLQLMKEKYDINHDFSMMATREEVLAAITPETRVIYIETPINPTMRLVDLEMVADVAKEKGIPVVVDNTFSSPYLQNPLELGCDFVIHSATKYICGHGDVIAGVAVGPKEIMSKIAMTTQKDIGGVISPFDAWLLLRGLKTLPVRMDRHCENAEKLASYLSGHPAVEEVIFPGDPKHPDYAIAKKQMRKPGGLISFNIKGGQKEAQAFINKLKLIKIAVSLGDAETLIQHPATMTHAVVPKEAREKMGIRENMLRLSVGLEAWEDLRDDLEMAFESVRKESTMETGSI; translated from the coding sequence ATGGGAGAGAAAAGATTCGAGACAGAAGTAATCCATGCAGGATATAAATCGGACGAATTCAGGGGAAGTCTTGCTCCCCCGTTATTTCAGACCAGCACGTTCACTTTTGACAGCGCGGAGCAAGGGGAAAGGCGTTTCGCCGGAGAGGAAGAGGGATTCATCTATTCCCGGCTTGGAAACCCGACTGTTGCCATGCTGGAAGAGAGGATGGCAGCGATTGAAAAAGGGGAAAAGGCACTTGCGTTTGGGTCAGGGATGGCTGCTGTCTCTGCGATATTAGTGGCACTGACGAGATCTGGGGACCATATACTTTGCTCACAGGGTGTATATGGCTGCACATTTGGCCTATTGCAGCTTATGAAAGAAAAATATGATATCAATCATGATTTTTCGATGATGGCGACAAGGGAAGAAGTGCTGGCCGCTATTACCCCGGAGACAAGAGTCATCTATATCGAGACACCAATTAACCCAACGATGAGACTGGTTGACTTGGAGATGGTTGCAGACGTCGCGAAAGAAAAGGGTATTCCGGTCGTCGTCGATAACACCTTCAGTTCACCATATCTGCAGAATCCGCTTGAGCTTGGATGCGATTTCGTCATCCATAGCGCAACAAAATATATTTGTGGGCATGGAGATGTGATTGCTGGTGTAGCTGTAGGTCCTAAGGAGATCATGTCTAAAATCGCGATGACTACCCAAAAGGATATCGGCGGGGTGATTTCACCTTTCGATGCATGGCTGCTGCTTCGCGGCTTGAAGACACTTCCTGTAAGGATGGACCGTCACTGTGAAAATGCTGAAAAACTGGCATCCTATTTGTCCGGGCATCCGGCAGTGGAAGAAGTCATTTTCCCTGGCGATCCAAAGCATCCTGATTACGCAATCGCGAAAAAGCAAATGCGCAAACCGGGCGGACTGATTTCCTTCAACATAAAAGGTGGCCAGAAAGAGGCACAGGCATTCATCAACAAATTAAAACTCATTAAAATCGCCGTCAGCCTCGGTGATGCAGAAACATTGATCCAGCATCCGGCGACAATGACACATGCGGTCGTGCCGAAGGAAGCGAGAGAAAAAATGGGGATCAGAGAGAATATGCTAAGGCTTTCGGTTGGACTGGAAGCGTGGGAAGATTTAAGGGATGACCTTGAGATGGCATTTGAATCAGTAAGAAAAGAGAGCACAATGGAAACAGGCTCTATTTAA
- a CDS encoding sensor domain-containing diguanylate cyclase, which produces MEELVERETILELKSRFFELISTGRLSVTDILSQMLTLLKELLQAAEVDLYRCEEWEHGMILEATTRSDLNEEITGNFPECLIGKLTETPQSFKKNPEFLPQYDLAFVLDAKGNVKNLCAIQMNGASGERLSDSLLERLVDECALFIKKIHTLAETTEEEKRYKQLFRVTKKFHSTMDMDAVLDEIITTLREVYPSFTYYLLLSHDHKGYGELPVKDLEYNSENQTAMQSYVSGKIQFEDSVIDKNSIMYAPLKGRQGVYGVLQVIAPDSLVFPQNEVEFIKLLANTAGSALENAKLYEQSRKLIADLQLINETSHQLNTSLRLTDTMKFICGRIIKSFDAREVGFIMLDEDNLDYSVLQGSTSFFFSKEASNYILKVAKRVKQDLEPLFIGDISYDIGGASTHFRSVMCVPMIQSGDLKGFALVMHEEPYHFAFDTFKLLQSLIHHSTLAFTNSMLREELEKMVVTDHLTKLYSRGYLDEKMNLSMLEDAQGTFILIDIDNFKCVNDQYGHQVGDEVLIQLARQIAKNIRGTDIGARWGGEELAIYLPGAPLEIGVMIANRLVDKVEKHTNPNVTISCGVSTWIRGQEDTTKTVFKRADQALYKAKGSGKNKVVVQNENQFDFSDEV; this is translated from the coding sequence ATGGAAGAATTGGTAGAACGGGAAACAATATTGGAATTGAAAAGCAGGTTCTTTGAATTAATCAGCACGGGCAGATTGTCTGTCACGGACATCCTCTCGCAAATGTTGACTTTGCTAAAAGAACTTCTCCAGGCAGCTGAGGTCGATTTATATAGATGCGAGGAATGGGAGCATGGCATGATTCTTGAGGCCACGACCCGCAGCGATCTGAATGAGGAAATTACGGGTAATTTCCCGGAATGTCTCATAGGCAAACTGACTGAAACCCCACAATCATTTAAAAAAAATCCAGAATTTCTCCCGCAATATGATTTAGCGTTTGTCCTAGATGCAAAGGGAAATGTTAAGAATTTATGTGCTATTCAAATGAATGGCGCTTCAGGTGAGCGCCTTTCGGACAGCCTTCTGGAAAGGCTTGTTGACGAGTGTGCTTTGTTCATAAAAAAAATCCACACCCTTGCGGAGACAACGGAAGAAGAAAAACGGTATAAGCAATTATTCAGGGTAACGAAAAAATTCCACTCGACAATGGATATGGATGCTGTGCTCGATGAAATCATTACCACATTAAGAGAAGTGTATCCTTCGTTCACCTATTATCTCCTGCTGTCCCATGACCACAAGGGCTACGGAGAGTTGCCGGTAAAAGACCTTGAGTACAACAGTGAAAATCAGACTGCCATGCAATCTTATGTGAGCGGTAAGATTCAGTTCGAGGACTCAGTCATTGATAAAAACTCCATCATGTATGCACCTTTAAAAGGAAGACAGGGCGTATACGGAGTGCTGCAGGTCATTGCCCCGGACTCGCTTGTGTTTCCGCAAAACGAAGTAGAATTCATTAAACTCCTTGCAAATACCGCCGGAAGCGCACTGGAGAATGCGAAGCTTTACGAGCAATCAAGGAAGCTTATTGCAGATTTGCAGCTAATTAATGAAACATCTCATCAATTGAATACAAGCCTTCGCCTCACAGATACGATGAAGTTTATATGCGGAAGGATCATCAAGTCCTTCGATGCCAGGGAAGTCGGTTTTATCATGCTTGATGAAGACAATCTTGATTACTCCGTCCTTCAGGGAAGCACCAGTTTCTTCTTTTCAAAGGAGGCTTCCAATTATATTTTGAAAGTCGCCAAACGGGTCAAGCAGGATCTGGAACCATTGTTCATAGGGGATATTTCATATGATATCGGGGGTGCTTCTACGCATTTCCGCTCGGTAATGTGTGTACCGATGATCCAGAGCGGTGATTTAAAGGGGTTCGCGCTTGTCATGCATGAGGAGCCATATCACTTTGCATTCGATACATTCAAGCTGCTGCAGTCCCTCATCCACCATTCGACTTTAGCTTTCACCAATTCGATGCTTCGTGAAGAATTGGAGAAAATGGTCGTGACGGATCATTTGACAAAGCTGTATTCCCGAGGCTATCTGGATGAAAAAATGAATCTGTCGATGCTTGAGGATGCGCAGGGAACCTTCATCTTAATTGATATTGATAATTTTAAATGTGTGAATGACCAGTATGGCCACCAGGTTGGAGACGAAGTGCTCATCCAGCTGGCCCGGCAGATAGCCAAAAATATCCGCGGCACGGATATTGGTGCCAGATGGGGCGGGGAGGAACTCGCGATTTACCTGCCAGGAGCTCCACTGGAAATCGGAGTCATGATTGCCAACAGGCTTGTAGATAAAGTCGAGAAACATACGAATCCAAATGTCACGATTTCATGCGGCGTTTCCACATGGATCAGGGGACAGGAAGATACGACCAAGACCGTGTTCAAAAGGGCGGACCAGGCTCTTTATAAAGCAAAAGGCTCCGGTAAGAACAAAGTAGTGGTCCAGAATGAAAACCAGTTTGATTTTAGTGATGAGGTTTAA
- the rpsD gene encoding 30S ribosomal protein S4 encodes MARYTGPSWKLSRRLGISLSGTGKELEKRPYAPGPHGPNQRKKLSEYGLQLQEKQKLRHMYGVTERQFRNLFDKAGKMPGKHGENFMILLEARLDNVVYRLGLARTRRAARQLVNHGHIMVDGARVDIPSYRVAPGQTITLREKSRNLDVVKEAIEVNNFVPDFLTFDADKLEGTFTRMPERSELPAEINEALIVEFYSR; translated from the coding sequence ATGGCTCGTTATACCGGCCCAAGCTGGAAACTATCCCGCCGTCTTGGAATTTCACTAAGCGGTACAGGTAAAGAATTAGAAAAACGCCCTTACGCACCAGGTCCTCATGGTCCTAACCAGCGTAAAAAGCTTTCCGAATACGGATTGCAACTTCAAGAGAAGCAAAAGCTTCGTCACATGTACGGAGTTACTGAGCGCCAGTTCCGTAACTTGTTCGACAAAGCAGGCAAAATGCCTGGTAAGCACGGTGAAAACTTCATGATCCTTCTTGAAGCTCGCCTTGACAACGTTGTTTACCGTCTTGGTCTTGCTCGCACTCGTCGTGCAGCTCGCCAGTTAGTAAACCACGGCCACATCATGGTTGATGGCGCACGCGTAGACATCCCATCTTACCGCGTAGCTCCTGGCCAGACAATCACACTTCGTGAAAAGTCTCGCAACCTTGATGTAGTTAAAGAAGCAATCGAAGTAAACAACTTCGTACCTGACTTCTTGACTTTCGATGCAGACAAGCTAGAAGGAACTTTCACTCGTATGCCTGAGCGTTCTGAACTTCCAGCTGAAATCAACGAAGCTCTTATCGTTGAATTCTACTCTCGTTAA
- the tyrS gene encoding tyrosine--tRNA ligase, with protein MELLKDLEWRGIIYQQTDEEGMKDLLSKEKISLYCGVDPTADSMHIGHLLPFLTLRRFQNAGHRPIVLVGGATGLIGDPSGKSEERKLQTLEQVQINVDGIKKQLGKIFDVEGDNGALMVNNYDWAGSMDVVTFLRDFGKHVGVNYMLAKDTIASRLETGISFTEFTYTILQAMDFFHLYEKHDCKLQIGGSDQWGNITTGLELIRKMSAEGSKAYGMTIPLVTKADGTKFGKSESGAVWLDPEKTSPYEFYQFWINTADADVVKYLKFFTFLEKEEIEALEKAVEEEPHLRKAQKALAEEMTRMIHGEEALQQAIRISAALFSGDIKNLSADEIRQGFKDVPSFTVEGEEEQGLVDLLVAAKISPSKRQAREDVSNGAVSLNGERVTDTAYVLSDADKIEGQFTIVRRGKKKYFMIKY; from the coding sequence ATGGAATTATTGAAAGACCTCGAGTGGCGCGGGATTATCTACCAGCAAACAGATGAAGAGGGAATGAAGGACCTGCTTTCAAAGGAGAAAATCTCACTGTACTGTGGTGTCGATCCAACAGCTGACAGCATGCATATCGGGCATCTTCTTCCATTCCTGACACTGCGCCGATTCCAGAATGCGGGCCACCGTCCGATCGTCCTTGTTGGCGGAGCAACCGGATTGATTGGCGATCCGAGCGGCAAGAGTGAGGAGCGTAAACTGCAAACGCTGGAGCAAGTACAGATTAACGTTGATGGAATTAAGAAGCAGCTAGGTAAAATTTTTGACGTAGAAGGCGATAATGGTGCACTGATGGTCAACAATTACGACTGGGCAGGTTCCATGGATGTAGTGACATTCCTGCGTGACTTCGGCAAGCATGTCGGCGTGAATTACATGCTGGCAAAAGATACGATCGCTTCAAGACTGGAAACAGGGATCTCCTTCACAGAATTCACCTACACCATCCTGCAGGCAATGGATTTCTTCCATTTATACGAAAAGCATGACTGCAAACTGCAGATTGGCGGAAGTGACCAGTGGGGCAATATTACCACCGGACTTGAACTGATCCGTAAAATGTCTGCAGAAGGCTCCAAGGCATACGGTATGACGATTCCGCTTGTAACGAAAGCTGATGGAACCAAGTTCGGCAAATCAGAAAGCGGAGCAGTATGGCTCGATCCTGAAAAAACTTCTCCATACGAGTTCTACCAGTTCTGGATCAACACCGCCGATGCAGATGTTGTGAAATACTTGAAGTTCTTTACTTTCCTCGAAAAGGAAGAAATTGAAGCTCTGGAAAAAGCAGTTGAAGAAGAACCGCATCTGCGCAAGGCACAGAAAGCTCTTGCTGAAGAAATGACTCGCATGATCCATGGTGAAGAAGCCCTTCAACAGGCAATCAGGATTTCCGCAGCACTTTTCAGCGGCGACATCAAAAACCTGAGTGCGGACGAAATCAGACAAGGCTTCAAAGATGTTCCTTCTTTTACAGTAGAAGGGGAAGAAGAACAAGGATTGGTCGACTTGCTGGTGGCTGCCAAAATCTCGCCATCGAAGAGGCAGGCACGTGAAGATGTATCAAATGGTGCAGTCTCCCTTAATGGAGAGCGCGTAACCGATACAGCATACGTCCTAAGCGATGCCGATAAGATCGAAGGGCAGTTTACGATTGTCCGCCGCGGCAAGAAGAAGTACTTTATGATTAAATACTAG